One window of Microbacterium sp. 1S1 genomic DNA carries:
- a CDS encoding manganese catalase family protein, with the protein MFFHRQELQFSATPEAPDAVYARKLQEVLGGQYGEITVALQYQFQAWNMHIPGKYRDLVFGIGAEEMGHVEMLAVMIAQLLEKSPLGITEDAVQDDPTVAAIVGGTDVQQGIVAGAGARPVDSNGNPWQGSYITASGNLLADFMANANAEMQGRVQVARLYHMTDDHGVRDLLSFLLARDTMHQNQWLAAAEELKAEGAEKLPVPSNFPLSKEHRDVSYQYLNFSDGPAAAEGTWASGPTPDGHGEFSYHEGPTTTAEMPPPTHPDARFYGTTELPNVVEKVAGAAQDALHKE; encoded by the coding sequence ATGTTCTTCCATCGACAGGAGCTCCAATTCTCGGCCACGCCCGAGGCCCCGGACGCGGTCTACGCCCGCAAGCTGCAAGAGGTGCTCGGCGGGCAGTACGGCGAGATCACCGTCGCGCTGCAATATCAGTTCCAGGCGTGGAACATGCACATCCCGGGCAAGTACCGCGACCTCGTCTTCGGAATCGGAGCCGAGGAGATGGGCCACGTCGAGATGCTGGCCGTGATGATCGCGCAGCTCCTCGAGAAGTCGCCGCTCGGTATCACGGAGGACGCCGTGCAGGACGACCCGACGGTCGCCGCCATCGTGGGCGGAACCGACGTGCAGCAGGGCATCGTCGCTGGCGCGGGCGCCCGCCCGGTCGACAGCAACGGCAACCCGTGGCAGGGCTCGTACATCACGGCGAGCGGCAACCTGCTGGCCGACTTCATGGCCAACGCCAATGCCGAGATGCAGGGCAGGGTGCAGGTCGCGCGGCTCTACCACATGACCGACGACCACGGCGTGCGGGACCTCCTGAGCTTCCTGCTCGCTCGCGACACCATGCATCAGAACCAGTGGCTCGCCGCCGCGGAGGAGCTCAAGGCCGAGGGCGCCGAGAAGCTGCCCGTGCCCAGCAACTTCCCGCTGTCCAAGGAGCACCGAGACGTGTCGTACCAGTACCTCAACTTCAGCGACGGTCCTGCTGCCGCTGAAGGCACGTGGGCATCCGGCCCCACGCCGGACGGACACGGCGAGTTCAGCTACCACGAGGGCCCGACCACCACGGCCGAGATGCCTCCGCCCACCCACCCCGACGCGCGTTTCTACGGCACCACCGAGCTGCCGAACGTCGTGGAGAAGGTGGCAGGCGCCGCGCAGGACGCGCTCCACAAGGAGTGA
- a CDS encoding M20/M25/M40 family metallo-hydrolase translates to MAEETAADHDAIGAFLRASLDEVVERLSAWVEIPSVSADPDRRMDGVRSAHWIAGELRDAGFTTALLPAGEAVTVFAERWVTADAPTVLVYTHHDVRHAKPEEWSETAPFTPVLRDGRLYGRGASDAKGQALAHVWAQRALEAVDGPGAGVNLKLLIDGEEEIGSPHLKGVLEGDPARFACDLVVFSDTLQWQVDSPAPVTSMRGTLTATLTVQGPDRDVHSGAASGVTVNPALVLSRVLARLHDEEGRIAVPGFYDEVAPISDERAADLEALPFDPEDWTRRTETRVIVGEPGYTPKERLWERPAIEVISLLAGDPEGIERSVIPREAMASLSIRTVSGQRNHDVADLLRAFIAEVMPTEAAYRLEVDEDIAQEPYVSPPGPMRDALERALARGYGRAVQGRMGNAGGGPADLLSEELGVPVIFLGTGLPEDHWHASDESIDLRMLVRGAATLAHLWRELAAA, encoded by the coding sequence ATGGCGGAGGAGACGGCGGCAGACCACGACGCGATCGGTGCCTTCCTCCGCGCCTCGCTGGACGAGGTGGTGGAGCGGCTGTCCGCGTGGGTCGAGATCCCGTCCGTGTCGGCCGACCCCGACCGCCGTATGGACGGCGTGCGGTCCGCGCACTGGATCGCCGGCGAGCTGCGCGACGCGGGCTTCACGACCGCGCTGCTGCCGGCGGGAGAAGCCGTGACCGTGTTCGCCGAGCGCTGGGTGACGGCCGACGCTCCCACGGTCCTCGTCTACACCCATCACGATGTGCGTCACGCGAAGCCGGAGGAATGGAGCGAGACGGCGCCGTTCACGCCGGTGCTCCGCGACGGGCGCCTGTACGGTCGCGGTGCGTCGGACGCGAAGGGGCAGGCTCTCGCGCACGTGTGGGCGCAGCGAGCGCTCGAGGCCGTGGACGGACCCGGCGCCGGCGTGAACCTCAAGCTGCTCATCGACGGTGAGGAGGAGATCGGTTCGCCCCACCTCAAAGGCGTGCTGGAGGGAGACCCCGCACGGTTCGCGTGCGACCTGGTCGTGTTCTCGGACACCCTGCAGTGGCAGGTCGACTCCCCGGCCCCGGTCACCTCGATGCGGGGCACCCTGACGGCGACGCTCACGGTCCAGGGCCCCGACCGCGACGTGCACAGCGGCGCCGCCTCGGGAGTGACCGTGAACCCGGCGCTCGTGCTGTCTCGTGTGCTCGCACGGCTGCACGACGAGGAGGGACGCATCGCGGTCCCCGGGTTCTACGACGAGGTCGCGCCGATCAGCGATGAGCGCGCAGCGGACCTGGAGGCCCTGCCCTTCGATCCGGAGGACTGGACACGACGTACGGAGACCAGGGTGATCGTGGGGGAGCCGGGCTACACGCCGAAAGAGCGTCTCTGGGAGCGCCCCGCCATCGAGGTGATCTCGCTGCTCGCGGGGGACCCGGAGGGCATCGAGCGCTCCGTCATCCCGAGGGAGGCCATGGCGTCGCTGAGCATCCGGACGGTGTCGGGTCAGCGCAACCACGACGTCGCCGATCTGCTCCGTGCCTTCATCGCCGAGGTCATGCCGACGGAGGCGGCGTACCGCCTCGAGGTGGACGAGGACATCGCGCAGGAGCCGTACGTCTCGCCTCCCGGCCCGATGCGGGATGCCCTCGAGCGCGCTCTCGCCCGCGGCTACGGTCGAGCCGTGCAGGGGCGGATGGGCAACGCCGGGGGAGGGCCGGCCGATCTGCTGTCCGAGGAGCTGGGAGTTCCGGTGATCTTTCTCGGCACGGGGCTGCCGGAGGACCACTGGCATGCGAGCGACGAGAGCATCGATCTGAGGATGCTCGTCCGCGGCGCCGCGACCCTCGCGCATCTGTGGCGCGAGCTCGCCGCCGCCTGA